A window of the Burkholderia sp. 9120 genome harbors these coding sequences:
- a CDS encoding ferredoxin family protein, which produces MSYTPHEIFQRSSAPVTIDENKCIADKGCTVCVDVCPLDLLAIDVSKGKAYMQFDECWYCMPCEQDCPTGAVKVEIPYLLR; this is translated from the coding sequence ATGTCCTATACGCCCCACGAGATTTTCCAGCGCAGTAGCGCGCCCGTCACGATCGATGAAAACAAATGCATCGCGGACAAGGGCTGCACCGTCTGCGTCGACGTCTGCCCGCTCGACCTGCTCGCGATCGACGTGAGCAAAGGCAAGGCCTACATGCAGTTCGACGAATGCTGGTACTGCATGCCGTGCGAGCAGGATTGCCCGACCGGCGCGGTGAAGGTCGAGATTCCCTATCTGCTTCGCTAG